A window of the Odocoileus virginianus isolate 20LAN1187 ecotype Illinois chromosome 20, Ovbor_1.2, whole genome shotgun sequence genome harbors these coding sequences:
- the ACP7 gene encoding acid phosphatase type 7 has protein sequence MCSFRPCWTCCCLLLFFSLEVQGSPKPPSAAPEQVHLSYPGEPGSMTVTWTTWVPVPSEVQYGLQPSGPLPFQARGTFSPFVDGGILRRKLYIHRVTLRGLLPGVQYVYRCGSAQGWSRRFRFRALKKGPHWSPRLAVFGDLGADNPRALPRLRRDTQQGMYDAVLHVGDFAYNLDQDNGRVGDRFMKLIEPVAASLPYMTCPGNHEERYNFSNYKARFSMPGNTEGLWYSWDLGPAHIISFSTEVYFFLHYGRHLVERQFHWLESDLQKANENRAVRPWIITMGHRPMYCSNADLDDCTWHESKVRKGLRGKFYGLEDLFYKYGVDLQLWAHEHSYERLWPIYNYQVLNGSQEMPYTHPRGPVHIITGSAGCEELLTPFTLFPRPWSALRVKEYGYTRLHILNGTHVHIQQVSDDQDGKIVDDVWVVRPLLGRMMYL, from the exons ATGTGTTCCTTCCGTCCCTGCTGGACCTGCTGCTGTCTGCTCCTCTTCTTCTCCCtggaagtccaggggtccccaaagcCTCCCAGCGCTGCCCCGGAGCAAGTCCACTTGTCCTACCCAG GTGAGCCAGGCTCCATGACTGTAACCTGGACCACGTGGGTCCCAGTGCCCTCTGAAGTGCAGTATGGGCTGCAGCCTTCCGGGCCCCTGCCCTTCCAGGCTCGGGGCACCTTCAGCCCCTTTGTGGATGGGGGCATTCTCCGGCGGAAGCTCTACATACACCGAGTCACCCTGAGGGGCCTGCTGCCAGGGGTCCAGTATG TTTACCGCTGCGGCAGCGCTCAGGGCTGGAGCCGTCGCTTCCGCTTCAGGGCCTTGAAGAAGGGGCCCCACTGGAGCCCGCGCCTGGCTGTGTTTGGGGACCTGGGGGCCGACAATCCGAGGGCCCTCCCCCGACTGCGCCGGGACACCCAGCAGGGCATGTACGACGCTGTTCTTCATGTGG gagaCTTCGCCTACAACTTGGATCAGGACAATGGGCGTGTCGGGGACAGGTTCATGAAACTCATCGAACCCGTGGCTGCCAGCCTGCCCTACATGACCTGCCCTGGGAATCACGAGGAACGCTA CAACTTCTCCAACTACAAAGCTCGCTTTAGCATGCCGGGAAACACCGAAGGCCTGTGGTACAG CTGGGATCTAGGACCCGCACacatcatctccttctccaccgAGGTATATTTCTTCCTCCATTACGGCCGCCACCTGGTAGAGAGACAGTTTCACTGGCTGGAGAGCGACCTCCAG AAAGCCAATGAGAACCGGGCGGTCCGGCCGTGGATCATTACCATGGGCCACCGGCCCATGTACTGCTCCAATGCTGATTTGGATGACTGTACCTGGCATGAAAGCAAG GTTCGCAAAGGCCTCCGTGGCAAGTTCTACGGGCTGGAGGATCTTTTTTACAAATATG GGGTCGACCTGCAGCTGTGGGCCCATGAGCACTCGTATGAACGCCTGTGGCCAATTTACAACTACCAG GTACTTAATGGCAGCCAGGAGATGCCCTACACCCACCCTCGAGGCCCTGTCCACATCATCACAGGATCCGCC GGCTGTGAGGAGCTGCTCACCCCCTTCACCCTCTTCCCGCGGCCCTGGAGTGCCCTGCGTGTGAAAGAGTACGGGTACACACGGCTGCACATCCTCAATGGGACCCATGTCCACATCCAGCAGGTGTCTGATGACCAG GATGGGAAGATTGTGGATGACGTCTGGGTGGTAAGACCTCTGCTTGGCCGGATGATGTACCTCTAG